The DNA window CGCTGTCCGGCGACCAGCACATCGACCCGGACGAGGCGGTGCAGATCGCCATCGCCGCCGCGACCGCTGTCGGCGTCTACCTGGTGCCGCTGGCCCCGCAGTACCGGTGGGGCAAGACCGCCATCGCCGTCGTCCTGTCGGTGCTGCAGGTGCTAACCACGGTGATCCTGGGCGGGCTGGACTCCGGGGAGTGGATCGCGCTGCTGCTCGCCGCGGCGACGGTCCTCGGGGTCGGCGTGGCACCGGCCGCGTCGGACAACGGCGTCCGCTCGCGCACACCTGTGACCGCCGACTGACCCTCGCGCGCTGCACAGACTGCGGCCCCCGCTGGAGCGATTGCTCTGGCGGGGGCCGCTTCGTGCTGTGCGGAGGTCAGGCGGGGAGGTGCGCCGCCTTGATCTCATCGATGCGCCGCTCGATCTCGTCGTACAGGCGGCCGGCCTGCCTCTCACTCGGGCCGGCCGCCGCACTGCCCAGTGCCGCGTAACGGCCGGCCACGTCCATGGTTCGGCCGTACTCGCGGATCAGCTCCATCAGGGTCGGCTCGTTCATAGCTGGGTTCCTCTCCGAGAAGTTGACCTTGCGGGGAGCGTCCGAGAAGTTGACCTTGCCGCAAAGGGGTGGGCCGGAGCCCCGCCCCTCAGTAGTAGTCCACCCAGCTCGCGGCGGCCCGGCCCTTGCAGCCCGGGTGGGCGGCCTCCCCGTTCTCCCGGCAGATCGCGTGGACCTCACCGGCGGCGATCGGGGCCTGGCAGCCGGTGCACTGGGTGGCGGTGTCGCAGTCGGGGCAGGTGGGGCTGGTGGCGTGGGCCTCGGTGGAGCAGTACTTCTTGCTGCTGTCCCAGGTGTACTTCGTCATTTCCGTCTCCCTCTCGCTCCCTGTACCTATAGTCTAACCCATGCAGTGGACGATCGTCCACTGCATCTCGCCACTTTCTCAAATATTTTCCGGAGTTGACGAAGGTCCACTCAGCGGATAAATTGGGAGCATGGGAAACCCGACCATCGACCCCGACATCCCCCGCCTCTACAGCCTCGCCGAAGCAGCCACCCGCCTCGGCTACAGCTCCAAACAGGGACTCCACAAGCGCCTGGCAGCAGGTGAGATCCCCTGCGGGCGGGTGGGCACCACATTCGTCCTGCGCGCCGACCTCATCGACGCCCTCGCCGAGCAGGAACGCCCCACCGAATAGCCCCGCACACGACGCGGCCCCTGTCTCCACCCGGAGACAGGGGCCGCTCTTTCGCGTCCGAGGGGCTACGTCAACAATTGCGGGACGCGGTTGCGGTGCACGCCGAGCCGACGCGCAATCTCAGCGTTCGACAACCCGCCGGCCTGCATCTCCCTGACCGCAGAGCCCCGGACCGCCCGGAGCGCCTTCTGCTGGACCGGCGCGTCGGCCAACTGCTGCCCGGCCAGCCGCGCCCGCTCCGCCGGATCCTCCACGGCCTCGATGGCATCGGCGGCGGCCTCCCACTCGGCTGGCAGGTCGCCCGCGTAGCTGGCGAGCCTGGCGCGCGACACCTCGCGCGCCCTAGCGACCATCGCAGCCCGCTCGGCCGGATTGTCGGCGACGTTGTACCTGGGCGACTCCTGGGCGATGGTGGCCACCTCGGCGCGTTCCGCCGTCGGTCTATCCGGCAACCAGTCGTAGGTGGTGCGAGCGGGGTCGACCTCCGACCACCACGGCTTCTCCCGCCGGTGCGCGCCCATGCGGCTGGCGGGGGTGCTGGTGATCCCGACGTACAGGAGCTGGCCGTCGCTGTCGCGCAAGCGGTAGAGGGCGGTGGGGACGGCGGCGGGGTGGGTCACTTCTCGTCTCCGGCCTGGCCGTCGGGGTCGAGGTGTCGGTAGACGGTCGAGCGGGCACGGCCGGTCCGCTCGGCCAGGTAGGCCGGCTTCACGCCGAGCTTGTGGGCTGCCCTGACCTTCTCCCACAGCTTCTCGTCGACCTCGTCCGCGTGCTTCGTCGCCCGCTCGACGTCGGCCATCGCGCGCCGTTGCGCCTCGGTCTCGGGAGTCCACTTGGGTCGCGCCACGCGCATGATCTTAGCCCTTCGCTGTCCGATGGTCGTACACCCTTGCCCGTCTGCCCGGGGCGCTGTTAGTGTTGCATCATCGGACACTAACCCACAAGCAGAGGGAGCCAGATGGGCCTGTTCAGCAGGAAGCCGAGCGTCCCGAACACGATCAGCGGCAAGCAGATGGCCGACCTGTCCCGCCGGGCACAGAAGGCCAACCCGCAGATGTTCACCGCCAAGGCCATCAAGCAGCGCAAGGCGTCGCAGGCGCAGCAGAGCAAGGCCAGCCAGAGCTGACCAAGTAGGCGGCCCCCGGCCGGGCGACTCCACCGCCGGCCGGGGGCCTTGACCGGACCCCCTGGAGGCCCGACCCATGTCCATGATGATCGACCGGCTCGTGAAGCGCACCGTCCTGGTGTGCGCCGTGCTGGCCACCCTCGCGTTCGGCGTCAACCACCACGACCACCCGTGCACCGGCCAGCAGGTCGGCGCGGGCGGCATGTGCGTCTCCACCGCCTGGACCGGAGGTGCCGCGTGACGCCCGCCCAGTACGTCCTGATGATCGTCGTCGGTGGGACCGGCACGCCGCTGCTGGTGGCCGAGATCGCCCGCCGGCTGGTGGAGGGCCACGCCAACACCACCGCCCGCGCGATCCGCGAGCAGCAGCCCGCCGCACCGGCCCGGGCCGCCGCCGTCCGTGAGAAGGAGTTGACGCGGTGAGCCTTTTTCGCCGGTTGATCCCCGACCCGGAGCTGGAGCGCGCCCGCGCCGAGGCGTCCCGGGAGCAGGCCCGCGCCGACCTGGAGCGCGCCCGCGTCGAGGCGCAGATCCAGCGGGAGCGCCAGGCCGCCGACGCCGAGTTCGCCCGCCAGCAGACCCTCGCCGACGAGGAGGAGAAGCGGCGCCGCGACGGCGTACGCCGCGCCGAGCGGGAGGAGCGGTCCAAGCGGCGGCGGAAGGCCCGCGCCGAGTTCGCCGCGAAGCTGCGCCCGGTGCTGCCGCTGCTGCTCATCAACGGCGGCGCCGCGTACGCCCAGGGCGCGTACGCCTACGAGGAGATCGCCCCCGCCCACTGGAACACCCCGTCGAAGGTCGCGTTCGCGGTCGCGTTCTCCGCCGCGTTGGAGTCGATCGCTGTGTACGTGCAGTGGCACGCCCACGACGCGCTCCTGCTCAACGCGCACGCCACGGCGGCCGGGCTGCGGCGGGCCGCGTGGGGCATCGCCGGGGTGGTGGCGGCCATCAACTACGCGCACTTCGCCGGTGAGGGCATGGCGCCGACGTCGGCGGCGGTGGCGTTCGCGCTGCTGTCGCTGCTGTCGCCGTGGCTGTGGGGTTTGCACACCCGCCGCGCTCAGCACGTGCAGCTGCTCGCCGAGGACGCCAACCTCATCGACGAGGGCGGCGTGGAGTTCTCCCCGCAGCGGCGGCGCGCGTTTCCGTTCCGGGCGTGGCAGGCCCGCCGCTGGTCCATCGACCACGGGGAGCGGGACCCGCGCCGCGCCTGGGACGGCTACAACCGCGACCGGCGGCGCCAGCTCGCCCAGCGCCCGCCGGCCGGCCGGCTCCGCGCGGCGGTCACCGTGCTGCGCGGCAAGTCCGTCCCGGCCGGCCCGGTCATCGACGGGGAGGTCAGCGACAAGGAGCAGGAGCTGATCGACCTGGTGCTGGCGCAGGCCCGCGCCGCCGGCCCTCGACTGAGGGCGCGGACCGCCACGGCACGCAGCTTCCACTGGCCCGCGCCGCCCGCCATCCCGCCGACCACAACCCGCCACGACGACGGCCTGGACGCGCTCGTGGTGGCGACCTCGGAACCCGCCACCCCGCCCGCCATCGACCCGCCACCGGCCCGCCAGCCGGAGCCGACCGAACCCGCCACCGTGGCGACCCGGCAACCCGCCATCGTGGCGGCTGCCGCACCCGCCACGCGGATCACCCGCCGGGTCGCCATCGACCCGCCAGTGCGACCCGCCAAGTCCAACGCCGACCGGGTCGCCGAACTGGTCGCCAAGAAGCCCGCCATGACGCAGGAGCAGGTCGCCAAGAAGCTCGGCCTCGGCATCCGCACCGTCCAGCGGTACTGGCCCAAGAACACCACCACTGATCGCAAGGAGGACTGACCCCCGATGCCCGAGCAGATCGACCTGGACGAGCTGGAGCCGGTCGTCCCCGCGCCCCGCCCCGGCGAGCCCGACTACTACGAGCCCCGCGGCGAGCAGGTCGCCATCACGCCCGGCACCGACACCGGCAAGCCCGTCGACCTGCCCCGCACCTCCACGACGTTCGCCGACGTCAGCTCGCGGTACAGCGGGCCCCGCAAGCCCATCGTGCCGGCCACCCTGCGCTCCAAGGCGGGCCGGCACGCCATGGTGCAGTGGGCACTCGCCTTCGCCGGCTACACCCTCGCCTACCACGTCACCCGATCCCCGAAGTACCTGGCGAAGACCGCCGTCTTCGCACCCTGGGGGGCGCTGCGGCTGTCCGGCAAGGCCATCCACTGGACGTTCGACCTGGAAGGCTTCGGCATCCGGCAGGACGCCGCCAGCCGCAACAACGTACAGGACTACCTGGCCCTGTCCCGGCAGCGTGACCGGCGCGTGGGCGCCCGCGCCTGGCTGGCCGTGCCTGGGGTGCTGCTGCTGGTCGTGCTGGCGCTGCTGCTGGTGTTCGTCGCGCCGTGGTGGGCGCAGGCCCTCGCCGCGGCCGTCCTGGTGCCGCTGTTCGCGTACGCCGGGCAGCCAATCGACGCGCCGATCGTGGACCGGGTGTTCACCGCTGACAGGTTCGTCCGCCTCACCGCCACCCTGACCCGGCAGGCGATCCTGGCCTGCAACGTCAAGGGCATCAAAGAACCGAAGGACATCAAGTTCCTGTTCGACATCTCTCTCGCCGGCCCCGGCCACGAAGCTCTGGTGCTGCTGCCCGCCGGTGTGCTGGCCACCGACGTCATCGACGAGCGCGACCGCCTCGCCTCCGGGTTCCGGCTGCCGAAGACGCAGGTGTGGCCGGCCACCGTCCCTGGCGAGCACCCCGGCGTACTGTCCATCTGGATCGCCCAGAAGCCTGTGAGCAGCATGAAGGCCCCGGCCTGGCCGCTGCTGGAGAGCGGCACGTTCGACTACTTCACTGACAAGTTCGTCTACGGCCACGACGAGCGGATGCGGCCCGTCTACTACTCCCTGGCCGAGAAGAACTCCCTGTTCGGGGGCATCCCCGGTTCCGGGAAGACCCTTGCGGCGCGGCTGGTCATGCTCGCCGCCATCCTCGACCCGCTGGTCGTGCCGCTGGCGTTCGACCTGAAGGGCTCCGGTGACCTCGACTGCTTCGAGCCGCTGTGCCCGGACGGGCTGCACGGCTCCGGCGCCGACGAGGGCACCAAGGCCGCGGCGATGGCCGCCCTGGAGTGGCTGCTGACCGAGTGCGACGAGCGGGCGCCGCTGGTCCGCAAGTACGCAGCTCAGGGCATGAACACCGCCAACAAGGTCAACCGGCGGATGGCCGAGCACGACGCCCGGCTGCGCCCGCTGGTGGCGTTCTTCGACGAGATCCAGGAACTGATCACCGACCCGACCCACGGCAAGCGGGCGAAGTTCCTGCTCACGTCCATCGTCAAGCGTGACCGGGCGCTCGGCATCCACCTGATCCTCGCCTCGCAGCGCATCGACAAGGAGTCGATCCCGAAGGGCATCAGCAGCAACATGGCCCTGCGGACCTGCCTGGCGGTCACCTCGCACACCGAGGTGAACCTGGTCCTCGGCACCGGTGCGTACTCCGCCGGCGCCCGGCCCACCGAGTTCGAGACGGGCGACTCGACCGGCCCGAAGGACTCCGGGTGGGGCTACCACGCCGGTGACGGGCCGATCCGGCCGCGCCGGTCCAGCTTCGTCGACAACCCGGCGGCCGAGCGGGTCGTGCAACGGGCCCTGGAGATGCGCCAGGGTGACAAGCCGGTCGAGGTGCCGCGTATCGCGCTGCGGAACCTGCTCGCTGACGTCCGGCAGGTGTGGTTCGAGGGCGAGGAGGCGATCTGGTCGGAGCTGATCGTGCCGCGGTTGAAGCATCTCGACCGGGACGCGTACGGCGATCTGACCGTCGAGGTGTTCGGCGCGTGGATGGCTCGGGCCGGGGTGAAGACGGAGAGCATCAACCGGCGGATCGACTCCAGCTCGACCAAGCGGGCCACCCGGGCCGGCGTGAAACTGGCCGCCCTGGAGGCCCGGATCGCCGAGAAAACCGCCGAGACGATCGCCTCAACCGACCTCGCTGAGGTCGAGGACTGATAGCCCCTGCTAGGGCTAGCGCTAGCCCCTCCTCTAGGCCCTCTGAGCTGGGAACTAGGCGCTAGCCCCGCAGGCGGTCCGATCCCCGGAAACGCCCCCTGGAGGCGCTGTGAGAGGCACGCTGACCACTACCGCTATCGGTGTCGCCCTGGTCCTGTTCGTGGTCGCCAGGATCGCGCTGTTCCCGCTGAAGGACTGCTGGTGCTGCAGCGGGCAAGGTGTGCACCGCTCCGACCTGAACCGGAAGCATCAGCGCCGCTGCTGGTGGTGCAAGGGCACCGGCAAGCGGTGGCGGATCGGGCGCCGGATCTGGAACCGGATGCGGCAGAAGCACCACGACGCCCGCTGACCCGGACGCAGCGACGCCCCCGACCACGCGATGGTCGGGGGCGTCCTCGTGTTCAGCGGGCGAGGGCGGCGGCGCGCTTCCGGCGGTGCTCGGCGAGGAGCTGGGCCGCGTACGCGCCGGCCTCGCACGTCCCGGCCCGACAGTCCGGGCACTGCCGGTGCGCCTCCAGGATCGTCGCCCCGACCGCGACGTCGCCCCGCTGCCCGAGGTCCGGGCACATCCCGGTCACCGGTTCACCGCGTCGTACAGAGCCGGGATCCAGACCGCCACCTTCACGCACCACTCCCGCGCGCACGCCACCGACTCCCAGTGGCACTCCGGCATGTGCACCAGCAGCCACACCCAGCCCGGCACGCCCTCCATGTCGCCGACCTTCACGACCCGCACGTCCATGTAGATCGTGCCGAGCTGACCCATGTGGCTCGCCCACTCGCCGGGGCGCAGCGACACCCTGGTCCCGGCCGGGATCTCGGGGACGGTCACCGGTACTCACCTCCGCCCTCGTTGCGGATGCGTGCCGCCTGGTCGAGTAGGCGGCGGCGCGCGTTGCGCGCATCCGCCTCGTCTACGCGCCGCCCGAGAGTTGGGCGGGTCGACGGTTCGG is part of the Micromonospora sp. WMMD980 genome and encodes:
- a CDS encoding GIY-YIG nuclease family protein, producing the protein MTHPAAVPTALYRLRDSDGQLLYVGITSTPASRMGAHRREKPWWSEVDPARTTYDWLPDRPTAERAEVATIAQESPRYNVADNPAERAAMVARAREVSRARLASYAGDLPAEWEAAADAIEAVEDPAERARLAGQQLADAPVQQKALRAVRGSAVREMQAGGLSNAEIARRLGVHRNRVPQLLT
- a CDS encoding FtsK/SpoIIIE domain-containing protein, producing the protein MPEQIDLDELEPVVPAPRPGEPDYYEPRGEQVAITPGTDTGKPVDLPRTSTTFADVSSRYSGPRKPIVPATLRSKAGRHAMVQWALAFAGYTLAYHVTRSPKYLAKTAVFAPWGALRLSGKAIHWTFDLEGFGIRQDAASRNNVQDYLALSRQRDRRVGARAWLAVPGVLLLVVLALLLVFVAPWWAQALAAAVLVPLFAYAGQPIDAPIVDRVFTADRFVRLTATLTRQAILACNVKGIKEPKDIKFLFDISLAGPGHEALVLLPAGVLATDVIDERDRLASGFRLPKTQVWPATVPGEHPGVLSIWIAQKPVSSMKAPAWPLLESGTFDYFTDKFVYGHDERMRPVYYSLAEKNSLFGGIPGSGKTLAARLVMLAAILDPLVVPLAFDLKGSGDLDCFEPLCPDGLHGSGADEGTKAAAMAALEWLLTECDERAPLVRKYAAQGMNTANKVNRRMAEHDARLRPLVAFFDEIQELITDPTHGKRAKFLLTSIVKRDRALGIHLILASQRIDKESIPKGISSNMALRTCLAVTSHTEVNLVLGTGAYSAGARPTEFETGDSTGPKDSGWGYHAGDGPIRPRRSSFVDNPAAERVVQRALEMRQGDKPVEVPRIALRNLLADVRQVWFEGEEAIWSELIVPRLKHLDRDAYGDLTVEVFGAWMARAGVKTESINRRIDSSSTKRATRAGVKLAALEARIAEKTAETIASTDLAEVED